The following nucleotide sequence is from Candidatus Aminicenantes bacterium.
CGAAAAATTTTTCGCCCCTACGTTTGTCAACTTGTTTTTGACTCCGTGGGTTGAACGAGTGGGGGGTATTCTCCCCTATTCTCCCCAGGTGTGGCGCACCAGGACGGGTTCTTCCTCTTCGTCACGGCTGATGCTCCACAACTTGCCGTCGTGGAAGCGAAGTCTATGGAATCCGGTTTCCGCGCCCCGGATTTCCACCCGCTTGATGAACTTCCCTTCCGGAGTGAAGGCATCGAAGCGAATATCCGTTTCCCGTGCCTCTTCCTTGGAGGGAAACACCAGGATGTTGCCCTCCGGGTCCACCAATATTCCGGTGTAAAAGGGCTTGTGGTCCTGGAACACGGCATGGCGGCGCAAGATGGGCATGACCTCTTTTTTGTCGATGCCCTGGTAGTTGATTTTCTCGAAGAATTCCTCTTTTTCCTTGGCGGTCACCGGCACCGGCGGAGCGTCGTGACTGAAGCTGGATCGTTCCCCTCCCTCCAGGTCCAGTATCCGCAGGCAATACTTTTCCTGGGTGCCCAAAACCACCCGGTCCGGGGCGGCCAGGTCCCAGGACACCCTGGGGGCGAAGGGCTGGGGAACATTCATGCGCAGATTGTCCCGGGGGGTAATGAACTTGTTGATATTGAGGGGATGCTCCAGCAGGACTTTGCCTTTTTCCAGGTCCCTTGACAGGATCTGCAATACCGCCACCTGTTGAACGTTTCCGTCGCCCCGGTCCCAGCGCGTGTACTCCATCAGGAATCCCCCGTCCTGCAACGCCACGATCTTGTCAGGCATGAGATAGGTGGTTTCGCTGAACTTGTGGTGACGCAGGAAGGAACCGTCGTGGGCGAACAGGGAGAAACGGCGGTTGCCGATTTCCCAAGTCATGAAATAATCCTTCTGCACACCCAGTATGGTTGGGAGCGCCAATTCTCCCGGACCCTGACCCTTGCGGCCGATGGTTTTTTCATATTCCCCGTCTTGGGAAAACATGAAGATTATATTCTGATCAATATCGCTGACAAGGATCGAGCCGTCGGGCAAAAAGGCGAAGTCCGAAGGCTCGCTCATTACCATGTCTTCGGGCAGGGAATCAGAGTTGATCACCAGATCCGACTGTATGGTGACGCTTCCCGACTGGTAGACATCCCGCAAAGTCTTTGCGCCGGCCGGCAGAACCAGGCAAACCAGAAAAGCGACGGCGATTGTTTTCTTTATTATTCCTCCCCGAAAAGTTTTATTATATGCAAAACAAAAACGCAATGAAGACTGGGGTCAAGTATTGACGGGCTGTTGCCCAAACAGGCAAGAAAGTGTCAGCTATTCTGGAAAACATATTTGGCTCTTCATAAGAATTTGTGCACGAGTTTAGGTTCAGGGAGTTTACCAAGGCAGTGATATAGGGCGGTTATATAGGTGGAAGCGGTGCGGAATCCATAACAGCGATGGCTGACGATTTTAGC
It contains:
- a CDS encoding 6-bladed beta-propeller, which encodes MINSDSLPEDMVMSEPSDFAFLPDGSILVSDIDQNIIFMFSQDGEYEKTIGRKGQGPGELALPTILGVQKDYFMTWEIGNRRFSLFAHDGSFLRHHKFSETTYLMPDKIVALQDGGFLMEYTRWDRGDGNVQQVAVLQILSRDLEKGKVLLEHPLNINKFITPRDNLRMNVPQPFAPRVSWDLAAPDRVVLGTQEKYCLRILDLEGGERSSFSHDAPPVPVTAKEKEEFFEKINYQGIDKKEVMPILRRHAVFQDHKPFYTGILVDPEGNILVFPSKEEARETDIRFDAFTPEGKFIKRVEIRGAETGFHRLRFHDGKLWSISRDEEEEPVLVRHTWGE